A single region of the Acidobacteriota bacterium genome encodes:
- the nqrE gene encoding NADH:ubiquinone reductase (Na(+)-transporting) subunit E — protein MFEDYLNLAVKAIFIENMALTFFLGMCSFLAVSKKVETAVGLGLAVIFVLTVTVPANNLIQTYLLNEGALAWISPEFAGVDLTFLNLLCFIGTIAAMVQLVEMTTDRFFPALHATLGIFLPLIAVNCAILGGSLFMVERDYDFGESVVFGLGNGIGWFLAVVALASIRERLRYSNVPHGLRGLGMTFVITGLMAFGFMAFGGIQL, from the coding sequence ATGTTCGAGGACTACCTGAACCTGGCCGTGAAGGCCATCTTCATCGAGAACATGGCCCTGACCTTCTTCCTGGGCATGTGCTCCTTCCTGGCCGTGTCGAAGAAGGTCGAGACCGCGGTCGGCCTCGGCCTGGCGGTCATCTTCGTGCTCACCGTGACCGTGCCCGCGAACAACCTGATCCAGACTTACCTCCTGAACGAGGGCGCTCTCGCCTGGATCAGCCCCGAGTTCGCCGGCGTCGACCTGACCTTCCTGAACCTGCTCTGCTTCATCGGCACGATCGCGGCGATGGTCCAGCTCGTGGAAATGACGACCGACCGCTTCTTCCCCGCGCTGCACGCCACACTGGGCATCTTCCTGCCCCTGATCGCGGTGAACTGCGCCATCCTGGGGGGCTCCCTGTTCATGGTCGAACGGGACTACGACTTCGGGGAAAGCGTCGTCTTCGGCCTGGGCAACGGTATCGGCTGGTTCCTGGCCGTCGTCGCCCTGGCGTCCATCCGTGAGCGCCTGCGCTACAGCAACGTGCCCCACGGTCTGCGCGGCCTGGGCATGACCTTCGTCATCACCGGACTGATGGCGTTCGGCTTCATGGCTTTCGGGGGCATCCAGTTGTGA
- a CDS encoding NADH:ubiquinone reductase (Na(+)-transporting) subunit D: MAVKKSEAALDPLFNNNPIALQVLGICSALAVTTKMETSVVMCAAVIAVLTLSNLTISLLRHQIPNSIRIIVQLTVIASLVIVTDQILKAYVFEISKQLSVFVGLIITNCIIMGRAEAFAMQNPPSLAILDGIGNGIGYSAILMVTAFLRELFGSGKLYGYSVLPTVSEGGWYLPNGLMLLSPAAFFIIGGLIWALRVYKPAQVEMDG; the protein is encoded by the coding sequence ATGGCTGTCAAGAAGAGCGAAGCGGCGCTCGATCCCCTCTTCAACAATAATCCGATCGCGCTCCAGGTCCTAGGCATCTGCTCGGCGCTGGCGGTGACGACGAAGATGGAGACCTCGGTCGTCATGTGCGCGGCCGTCATCGCCGTGCTCACCCTGTCGAACCTGACGATCAGCCTGCTCCGGCATCAGATCCCGAACAGCATCCGGATCATCGTCCAGTTGACCGTCATCGCATCGCTGGTCATCGTCACCGACCAGATCCTCAAGGCCTACGTGTTCGAGATCAGCAAGCAGCTCTCGGTGTTCGTCGGGCTGATCATCACGAACTGCATCATCATGGGGCGGGCGGAAGCCTTCGCGATGCAGAACCCGCCGTCCCTGGCCATCCTCGACGGCATCGGCAACGGCATCGGCTACAGCGCGATCCTGATGGTCACGGCGTTCCTGCGCGAGCTGTTCGGTTCCGGGAAGCTCTACGGCTACAGCGTTCTGCCCACGGTCTCGGAAGGAGGCTGGTACCTGCCGAACGGCCTGATGCTGCTGTCTCCCGCCGCCTTCTTCATCATCGGCGGATTGATCTGGGCGCTACGCGTGTACAAACCCGCTCAAGTCGAGATGGACGGGTAA
- a CDS encoding enoyl-CoA hydratase/isomerase family protein — protein sequence MSFEHIQVSHQGPVTRLTLNVPSQLNAMTPAMGGEIRDAVPLINERDETRVVIVSGSGRAFSAGGSLKSIQEEVSEDPGAGPGLGGGANFYRLYLSVRDLEAPSIAAINGHAIGAGLCFALGCDMRVIKTGARVGMTFVKLGIHPGMAATWTLPRLIGPARAAELLYSGRLIDAATAVEWGIASREADGDFDQVVEDLALEIAAAGPIAVKATKRTVRGTFERTLGEALDLESAEQEVTFRTADAREGVQALTERRPPRFEGR from the coding sequence ATGAGTTTCGAGCACATCCAGGTGTCACACCAGGGTCCGGTCACGCGGTTGACCCTGAACGTGCCGTCACAGTTGAACGCGATGACGCCGGCGATGGGCGGGGAGATCCGGGACGCCGTTCCCCTGATCAACGAGCGGGACGAGACCCGGGTGGTCATCGTGAGCGGGTCCGGACGCGCCTTCAGCGCCGGCGGCAGCCTGAAGAGCATCCAGGAGGAGGTCAGCGAGGATCCTGGCGCGGGCCCCGGCCTCGGCGGCGGCGCGAACTTCTACCGTCTGTACCTCTCCGTTCGTGACCTCGAGGCGCCGTCCATCGCCGCGATCAACGGCCACGCGATCGGTGCCGGGCTCTGCTTTGCCCTCGGCTGCGACATGCGGGTGATCAAGACCGGCGCGCGGGTCGGCATGACCTTCGTGAAGCTCGGGATTCACCCCGGGATGGCCGCCACCTGGACACTGCCCCGGCTGATCGGTCCTGCCCGGGCCGCCGAGCTCCTCTACAGTGGCCGCCTGATCGACGCGGCGACGGCGGTCGAGTGGGGGATCGCCAGCCGCGAAGCCGACGGGGACTTCGACCAGGTCGTCGAGGATCTGGCGCTCGAGATCGCCGCCGCCGGGCCGATCGCCGTCAAGGCAACCAAGCGCACGGTACGTGGGACCTTCGAACGCACCCTCGGCGAGGCCCTCGATCTGGAGAGCGCGGAGCAGGAGGTCACCTTCCGCACCGCCGACGCGCGCGAGGGGGTGCAGGCCTTGACGGAGCGCCGGCCGCCGCGATTCGAGGGCCGGTAA
- a CDS encoding iron-sulfur cluster assembly accessory protein has protein sequence MLTITELAQKKVAEAMKDEERDDLALRIAIAGRTGGGFRYQMDLVGLDEARPGDEILDTEAFKVYVDSESAPDLDGATIDFVTRLSESGFKFDNPNSVWGDGVAADVQRVLDEQINPQIAAHGGFVTLLKVKDETAYITMGGGCQGCGMADYTLKQGVEQAIVEAVPAVQRVLDTTDHAAGTNPYYAP, from the coding sequence ATGCTAACGATCACCGAGCTGGCACAGAAGAAGGTGGCTGAAGCGATGAAGGACGAGGAGCGCGACGACCTCGCTCTCCGCATCGCGATCGCCGGCCGGACAGGCGGCGGCTTCCGCTACCAGATGGACCTGGTCGGCCTCGACGAGGCCCGCCCTGGCGACGAGATCCTGGACACCGAGGCGTTCAAGGTCTACGTCGACTCCGAGAGCGCCCCGGATCTCGATGGCGCCACGATCGACTTCGTCACCCGGCTCTCCGAGAGCGGTTTCAAGTTCGACAACCCGAACTCGGTCTGGGGCGACGGAGTGGCCGCCGACGTCCAGCGCGTCCTCGATGAACAGATCAACCCGCAGATCGCCGCGCACGGCGGCTTCGTCACCCTGCTCAAGGTCAAGGACGAAACCGCCTACATCACGATGGGCGGCGGTTGCCAGGGCTGCGGCATGGCCGACTACACGCTCAAGCAGGGCGTCGAGCAGGCCATCGTGGAGGCGGTGCCGGCCGTGCAGCGCGTCCTCGACACGACGGATCACGCCGCCGGCACGAACCCCTACTACGCGCCGTAG
- a CDS encoding Na(+)-translocating NADH-quinone reductase subunit A, with translation MGTHRFRRGLSLPISGAPEQTVEDAAAPGTVAISAADYPGMKPAMHVAPGDAVRRGQLLFEDRKQPGVRFTSPAAGTVTAVNRGAKRALISVVVRVDASDRASAGAQADFAGYTGRHPSALSREEVVALLVESGDWTALRARPFGRTAAPGSTPKSIFVTAMSSEPFAPATDMIAGGRAGDLERGLAALARLTDGPVYLCRAPGTLAGIETSGSLRVEEFRGPHPAGAAGLHIHTLDPVDRNKLVWQIGLQDTLAIGRLFATGEPDVQRIIALGGPPVQRPRLLRTRLGAALADVTRGEIGTGAEAVPDGTVRVITGSPLSGRTAMGKEMPADLHGYLGRFHDTVSVLEDDHGRHFLGWLNPGFGAFSRARAFASSLLPRRSFAMTTTTHGSPRAIVPIGLYESVFPWDLQPTFLLKSLVAGDIERAEELGCLELLEEDLALCTFVCPGKTEYGPYLRDALELIEKEG, from the coding sequence ATGGGCACGCACCGTTTCAGGCGGGGATTGAGCCTGCCCATCTCGGGCGCTCCGGAGCAGACGGTGGAGGACGCCGCGGCTCCCGGTACCGTGGCGATCAGCGCCGCCGACTACCCGGGTATGAAGCCGGCGATGCACGTGGCACCGGGCGATGCGGTGAGGCGCGGGCAGCTCCTGTTCGAGGATCGCAAGCAGCCCGGCGTGCGCTTCACCTCCCCCGCCGCGGGCACGGTGACCGCCGTGAACCGGGGCGCGAAGCGGGCCCTGATCTCGGTCGTCGTGCGGGTGGACGCCTCCGACCGGGCCAGCGCCGGCGCCCAGGCCGACTTCGCGGGCTACACGGGCCGCCACCCCAGCGCGCTCAGCCGCGAGGAGGTCGTGGCACTGCTGGTCGAGTCCGGCGACTGGACCGCCCTGCGGGCCCGTCCCTTCGGACGCACCGCGGCTCCCGGATCGACGCCGAAGTCGATCTTCGTGACCGCGATGAGCAGCGAGCCCTTCGCTCCTGCCACCGACATGATCGCCGGCGGACGGGCCGGCGACCTGGAACGGGGCCTCGCCGCGCTGGCGCGGCTGACGGACGGACCGGTGTACCTCTGCCGCGCACCCGGCACGCTCGCCGGCATCGAGACCAGCGGTTCGTTACGCGTCGAGGAGTTCAGGGGACCCCACCCGGCCGGCGCCGCGGGGCTGCACATTCACACCCTGGACCCGGTGGACCGCAACAAGCTGGTGTGGCAGATCGGGCTGCAGGACACGCTGGCGATCGGCCGCCTGTTCGCCACGGGTGAACCCGACGTCCAGCGCATCATTGCTCTGGGCGGTCCACCGGTGCAGAGGCCCAGGCTGCTGCGCACCCGGCTCGGCGCCGCGCTCGCCGACGTGACGAGGGGCGAGATCGGTACCGGTGCGGAAGCCGTCCCCGACGGTACCGTGCGGGTGATCACCGGCTCGCCGCTCAGCGGTCGCACGGCGATGGGCAAGGAGATGCCGGCCGATCTCCACGGCTACCTCGGCCGCTTTCACGACACCGTATCGGTGCTCGAGGACGACCACGGCCGCCACTTCCTGGGCTGGCTCAACCCCGGTTTCGGCGCCTTCTCCCGCGCCCGCGCCTTCGCTTCCTCGCTGCTGCCGCGCCGGTCGTTCGCGATGACCACGACCACGCACGGCTCGCCGCGCGCCATCGTGCCCATCGGCCTCTACGAGAGCGTCTTTCCCTGGGACCTGCAGCCGACCTTCCTGCTCAAGTCCCTGGTCGCCGGGGACATTGAGCGGGCCGAGGAACTCGGCTGCCTGGAACTGCTGGAGGAGGACCTGGCGCTCTGCACGTTCGTCTGCCCGGGCAAGACGGAGTATGGGCCGTACCTCCGCGACGCGCTCGAACTGATCGAGAAGGAAGGCTAG
- a CDS encoding NADH:ubiquinone reductase (Na(+)-transporting) subunit B produces the protein MRFLRRILDKQARHFEPGGRFERFYPLYEAPDTFLYTPGKTTAGAAHVRDALDLKRLMMTVVVALVPCVLMAMWNTGRQAHLAIAGGATALPNWRTDAMEMLGLSFDASSLLANTVHGALYYVPVLVVTFAVGGAWEGLFAVVRRHDVNEGFLVTGMLFPLVLPPTIPLWQVAVGISFGVVVGKEIFGGTGYNVLNPALTARVFLFFAYPAQISGDAVWIAAGTSSAPDGYSGATALGEIAVLEPVEGSDAPLDGLSAIEGKVSWMQAFLGDIPGSMGETSALACLIGAAILIATGIGSWRIMVAATAGTAAISLLLNLIASPTNAMLSVPFHWHLVLGGWAFGIVFMATDPVSAAQTNRGRYIYGFLVGVLAVLIRTINPAFPEGVMLGILFMNLFAPLIDHYVLKANIKRRQARYAQ, from the coding sequence ATGAGATTCCTGCGCCGGATTCTCGACAAGCAGGCCCGCCACTTCGAGCCGGGGGGAAGGTTCGAGCGCTTCTACCCGCTGTACGAGGCGCCGGACACCTTCCTGTACACCCCGGGCAAGACGACGGCCGGCGCCGCCCACGTACGCGATGCGCTCGACCTGAAGCGCCTGATGATGACCGTCGTCGTGGCGCTGGTGCCCTGCGTGCTGATGGCGATGTGGAACACGGGCCGTCAGGCCCACCTGGCGATCGCGGGCGGTGCCACCGCGCTGCCCAACTGGCGGACCGACGCGATGGAGATGCTCGGGCTGTCGTTCGACGCTTCCAGCCTGCTCGCCAACACGGTCCACGGCGCGCTGTACTACGTGCCGGTCCTGGTCGTGACCTTCGCCGTCGGCGGCGCCTGGGAGGGACTGTTCGCCGTTGTCCGGCGGCACGACGTGAACGAGGGCTTCCTGGTCACCGGCATGCTCTTCCCCCTGGTGCTGCCGCCGACGATCCCGCTGTGGCAGGTCGCCGTCGGCATCAGCTTCGGCGTGGTCGTCGGCAAGGAGATCTTCGGTGGAACGGGCTACAACGTCCTGAACCCGGCTCTGACGGCGCGGGTCTTCCTGTTCTTCGCCTATCCGGCCCAGATCTCGGGCGACGCCGTGTGGATCGCTGCGGGCACGTCGTCGGCACCAGATGGCTACAGCGGCGCCACCGCGCTCGGCGAGATCGCGGTGCTTGAGCCCGTCGAGGGCTCCGACGCGCCGCTGGACGGACTGAGCGCCATCGAGGGCAAGGTCTCCTGGATGCAGGCCTTTCTCGGCGACATTCCGGGATCGATGGGCGAGACCTCCGCGCTGGCCTGCCTGATCGGCGCGGCGATTCTGATCGCGACCGGCATCGGTTCCTGGCGGATCATGGTCGCGGCGACGGCCGGCACGGCGGCGATCTCCCTGCTGCTCAACCTCATCGCATCGCCGACCAACGCGATGCTCTCTGTCCCCTTCCACTGGCACCTCGTGCTCGGCGGCTGGGCCTTCGGCATCGTCTTCATGGCTACGGACCCGGTGAGCGCCGCGCAGACGAACCGGGGACGCTACATCTACGGCTTCCTGGTCGGCGTGCTGGCCGTCCTGATCCGCACGATCAACCCCGCCTTCCCGGAAGGCGTGATGCTCGGCATCCTGTTCATGAACCTGTTCGCGCCCCTGATCGACCACTACGTGCTGAAGGCGAACATCAAGCGCCGCCAGGCACGCTACGCGCAGTAA
- the nqrF gene encoding NADH:ubiquinone reductase (Na(+)-transporting) subunit F: protein MTVVLGVTMFTVVILALVTALMQAKARLVAGGEVSILINEEKTLAAATGGTLLGTLAEHQIFIPSACGGQGTCGVCTVDVFEGGGAMLPTEKTHISRREAREGCRLSCQVKIKEDMKIGIPAEVFGVKKWQCKVRSNENVATFIKELVLELPEGEEVPFRAGGYIQIECPPHVVNYSNFAIEDEYHDDWDRFKIWDLVSKVDETVIRAYSMANYPDEKGVIMLNVRVATPPPRQMDLPPGQMSSYIFDLKPGDEVTIAGPFGEFFAKDTDAEMVFVGGGAGMAPMRSHIFDQFRRIHTNRKVSFWYGARSYREAFYIDHFDRIAEENPNFTWHLALSDPLEEDNWDGYTGFIHQVLYDNYLKDHPAPEDVEYYLCGPPLMLQACMKMLDDLGVEPENIAFDDFG from the coding sequence ATCACCGTCGTCCTCGGGGTGACGATGTTCACCGTCGTCATCCTCGCCCTGGTCACGGCCCTGATGCAGGCCAAGGCCCGGCTCGTCGCCGGCGGCGAGGTGTCGATCCTGATCAACGAGGAGAAGACGCTGGCCGCCGCGACCGGCGGCACCCTGCTCGGCACCCTGGCCGAGCACCAGATCTTCATCCCTTCCGCCTGCGGAGGCCAGGGCACGTGCGGCGTCTGCACGGTCGACGTGTTCGAGGGCGGTGGCGCCATGCTGCCGACCGAGAAGACGCACATCAGCCGCCGCGAGGCGCGCGAGGGCTGCCGCCTGAGCTGCCAGGTCAAGATCAAGGAGGACATGAAGATCGGCATCCCCGCCGAGGTCTTCGGGGTCAAGAAGTGGCAGTGCAAGGTGCGCTCGAACGAGAACGTCGCCACCTTCATCAAGGAACTCGTGCTGGAGCTGCCCGAAGGCGAGGAGGTGCCCTTCCGCGCCGGCGGCTACATCCAGATCGAGTGCCCGCCGCACGTGGTGAACTACAGCAACTTCGCCATCGAGGACGAGTACCACGACGACTGGGACCGCTTCAAGATCTGGGACCTGGTGTCCAAAGTCGACGAGACCGTGATCCGGGCCTACTCGATGGCGAACTACCCCGACGAGAAGGGCGTCATCATGCTGAACGTGCGCGTGGCGACGCCGCCTCCCCGCCAGATGGACCTGCCGCCCGGTCAGATGTCCTCCTACATCTTCGACTTGAAGCCAGGCGACGAGGTGACGATCGCCGGCCCCTTCGGCGAGTTCTTCGCCAAGGACACGGACGCCGAGATGGTCTTCGTCGGCGGAGGCGCCGGCATGGCGCCCATGCGCTCCCACATCTTCGACCAGTTCCGACGCATCCACACGAACCGCAAGGTGTCCTTCTGGTACGGCGCCCGCTCCTACCGAGAGGCCTTCTACATCGACCACTTCGACCGGATCGCCGAAGAGAACCCGAACTTCACCTGGCACCTCGCCCTCTCCGACCCACTCGAGGAAGACAACTGGGACGGCTACACCGGCTTCATCCACCAGGTCCTATACGACAACTACCTGAAGGACCACCCCGCCCCGGAAGACGTCGAGTACTACCTCTGCGGCCCCCCCCTGATGCTCCAGGCCTGCATGAAGATGCTCGACGACCTCGGCGTCGAACCCGAGAACATCGCCTTCGACGACTTCGGCTAG
- a CDS encoding FAD:protein FMN transferase, whose amino-acid sequence MAVLAGLTIGCGQASEELVLQGPTMGTYYRVRAIADSGDRETIRALVQQRLDAVDRRMSTYRDDSEISRFNRLAAGESFVFAEETWAVLELAWRVREESNGAFDPTVGPLVDAWGFGAPGRGAEPTPPLDDRLVELRRAVGSIELASEGHRVLKLEDGAALDLSAIAKGWAVDSVSEALLKAGYTNHLVEVGGEVRTTGSSPAGDPWRIAIERPPVRVTDPAPTSAPATTTAEAPKAGLQRVLLFTDGSLATSGDYRNYWERDGVRYSHTIDPRTGRPVEHALASTSVFHTSCAVADAYATALMVLGPEDGLEWADENDIAALLLVYREDSLEELPSRAFRNRFGPAE is encoded by the coding sequence TTGGCAGTCCTCGCTGGCCTCACGATCGGCTGTGGGCAGGCATCTGAGGAGCTCGTGCTGCAGGGGCCGACGATGGGCACCTACTATCGGGTGCGCGCCATTGCGGACTCGGGTGATCGCGAGACGATTCGGGCTCTGGTCCAGCAACGGTTGGATGCGGTTGACCGCAGGATGTCGACCTACCGGGACGACTCGGAGATCTCTCGCTTCAATCGGCTCGCGGCCGGCGAGTCCTTCGTGTTCGCAGAGGAAACCTGGGCAGTCCTGGAACTCGCCTGGCGGGTGCGCGAGGAGAGCAACGGTGCGTTCGACCCAACAGTGGGGCCCCTCGTCGACGCCTGGGGCTTCGGTGCGCCCGGACGCGGTGCGGAGCCGACACCTCCTCTCGATGATCGCCTAGTGGAGCTACGTCGGGCGGTGGGCTCGATCGAGCTGGCATCTGAGGGCCACCGAGTTCTCAAGCTCGAAGACGGAGCAGCTCTCGACTTATCCGCTATCGCCAAGGGTTGGGCAGTCGATAGCGTTTCCGAGGCTCTGCTCAAAGCCGGTTACACCAATCACCTCGTAGAGGTCGGCGGCGAGGTGCGCACCACCGGAAGTAGCCCAGCGGGCGACCCGTGGCGCATCGCGATTGAACGGCCACCCGTTCGAGTGACCGATCCCGCGCCAACAAGCGCCCCGGCAACCACAACGGCGGAGGCCCCAAAAGCCGGGCTCCAGAGGGTTCTCCTCTTCACCGACGGATCCCTGGCGACCTCGGGCGACTACCGAAACTACTGGGAGCGTGATGGCGTCCGCTACTCCCACACGATCGACCCCCGCACGGGACGGCCCGTTGAACACGCCCTTGCCTCGACCAGCGTGTTCCACACCAGCTGCGCCGTGGCCGACGCCTACGCCACCGCCCTGATGGTCCTCGGCCCCGAGGACGGCCTGGAGTGGGCGGACGAGAACGACATCGCCGCCCTGCTCCTTGTCTACCGCGAGGACTCACTCGAAGAACTCCCGAGCCGCGCTTTTCGCAACCGGTTCGGACCCGCCGAGTAG
- a CDS encoding Na(+)-translocating NADH-quinone reductase subunit C yields the protein MANRQATGYTLLFATAICIVCGILVSSFAVSLEELQDENIALDKQKRVLEAVGLLQPGEPIEEAEVAERFAPIEPVLIELTSGEAVDGDTATFDQQRRARDPATSIEAPDNLAKVKRIPDQSLLYEVRGDGGELEMVVLPIEGLGLWGTLYGFLALDADTTTVRGITYYQHKETPGLGGEVDNPSWKDKWPGRKAFDDDGEVRLAVIKGFAGNAEEDPYEVDGLAGATITSNGVTNMLDFWLGENGFEPYLNRIRAEAN from the coding sequence ATGGCAAACCGACAGGCCACCGGCTACACCCTCCTGTTCGCGACCGCGATCTGCATCGTGTGCGGGATCCTCGTGTCCTCCTTCGCGGTCAGCCTGGAGGAGCTCCAGGACGAGAACATCGCCCTCGACAAGCAGAAGCGGGTGCTGGAGGCCGTGGGCCTGCTCCAGCCCGGTGAGCCGATCGAAGAGGCCGAGGTCGCGGAGCGCTTCGCGCCGATCGAACCGGTGCTCATCGAGCTCACCTCGGGCGAGGCGGTGGACGGCGACACGGCGACCTTCGACCAGCAGCGCCGCGCCCGGGATCCCGCCACCAGCATCGAAGCCCCCGACAACCTGGCCAAGGTCAAGCGCATTCCCGATCAGTCCCTGCTGTACGAGGTGCGCGGCGACGGCGGCGAACTCGAAATGGTCGTGCTGCCGATCGAGGGTCTGGGACTCTGGGGAACCCTGTACGGCTTTCTGGCGCTCGACGCGGACACGACGACCGTGCGCGGCATCACCTACTACCAGCACAAGGAGACGCCGGGCCTGGGCGGCGAGGTGGACAATCCGAGCTGGAAGGACAAGTGGCCCGGACGCAAGGCCTTCGATGACGACGGCGAGGTTCGCCTGGCCGTGATCAAGGGCTTTGCCGGGAACGCCGAGGAGGACCCCTACGAGGTCGACGGTCTCGCCGGCGCGACGATCACCAGCAACGGGGTAACGAACATGCTCGATTTCTGGCTCGGGGAGAACGGCTTCGAGCCCTACCTCAACCGGATCCGCGCGGAGGCCAACTGA